A single genomic interval of Psychroserpens sp. NJDZ02 harbors:
- a CDS encoding DEAD/DEAH box helicase, whose translation MRIQDIFKGKKEEINLRLKPSIKSESFTKNNNLSVKIKYSQNTYWLFLNEDRFEVEGLTSKDNKELERIASSNSLNLLITSQGTKAEIKSKLLTDTINLPDGIEIGLTDIIIDDINKRHSKKRKGKKHTDWLTNELIIEDGDEKQVLLDNAPNSGGFRIFGKSIVIDVKINEDNIYEIVRIVNWKNSFNPTFLLKGEIEIKDISEAGKLRADTELKLNRINSNQRYINTWEKYQEKEKESNIKEVESRGFLTITEIKRVSEGKYKLVFDKNENTNNWLEIETGTYVDLNSNQELPNFNSYEDKNSAKTICKLISKESNDLMVTSENEIPQTTTEIYYASLSLLGNVIMNSRRTRSLDAIRNNTTPMPVLSAVLEGVDYNSVTRRKIKPLTSKVKREFGEFGPNEMQELALDVALNSPDITIIQGPPGTGKTKVISALATRLTEVYKDNGEAPEMNILLTAFQHDAVENMASRTEVLGLPAIKFSKAQNQSVDVIEKWINKQSEKIEAVQIEIEPNEAELIYNDTISYYLTYIKTLDTEKAKSDLLKLRKENISILPDELLNDISSLTKKEVNTDDDLKNRIIDNISNIRTNKISYEDDGVINLRRYLKNYSRYKEELPVVDISLIEELKVVLKTEDIDDIDFLMLEDIKLKLLEPIKSIDINKKIKQSNAKIESVFKKMIAFLSDQIKSDGSVYSVLSEFQNDLNSNKDRVKETVQNYVALAAATVQGSKAKQLTEVKPDPFDTVIVDEAARANPLDLLIPLTSAKRRIVLVGDHRQLPHIIDSAIQKELEADENAAEKLKEYLKDSLFERFYNILKELNKKDHILRVVTLNTQYRMHPVIGDFISRTFYEKYGDPKIDSGTPAEKLTHTIEEYNNKVAVSINIPLIKGEEKKKNGSTYRDVEAKETIRRAKEILDSDPSISVGVITFYSRQVTELFMEAEKLGLAEKNESGDYMITKGYQKTMNGDERFRIGSVDAFQGKEFDVVILSLVRSNKLPAKTGNDIRSKYGFLTSYNRLNVAMSRAKKLIIAVGDEDMFKTKEAEEHIFGLSAFYNELINSDYGVSI comes from the coding sequence ATGAGAATACAGGATATATTCAAAGGCAAAAAGGAGGAGATTAATTTAAGATTGAAACCATCTATTAAAAGTGAATCATTTACAAAAAACAATAATCTGTCTGTAAAAATTAAGTATTCGCAGAATACATATTGGCTTTTTTTAAATGAAGATCGCTTTGAAGTGGAAGGATTAACTTCAAAAGATAATAAGGAATTAGAAAGAATAGCTAGTAGCAATAGTCTTAATTTATTGATTACTTCACAAGGAACGAAAGCGGAAATAAAATCTAAATTACTTACAGATACTATAAACTTGCCAGATGGTATCGAAATAGGGCTTACAGATATAATTATTGATGATATCAATAAAAGACACTCAAAAAAAAGGAAAGGAAAAAAACATACAGATTGGTTAACTAATGAATTAATTATTGAAGATGGTGATGAGAAGCAAGTTCTTTTAGATAATGCTCCTAATTCTGGTGGATTTCGAATATTTGGTAAATCTATAGTTATCGACGTTAAGATTAATGAAGATAATATTTATGAGATTGTAAGAATAGTAAATTGGAAAAATAGTTTCAATCCCACTTTTTTATTGAAAGGAGAAATTGAAATAAAAGATATTTCAGAAGCTGGAAAATTGAGAGCAGATACGGAGTTAAAACTAAATAGAATTAATTCTAATCAGAGATATATCAATACTTGGGAGAAATACCAAGAAAAAGAAAAGGAAAGTAATATAAAAGAAGTTGAAAGTAGAGGCTTTTTAACAATTACTGAAATTAAAAGAGTTTCTGAAGGTAAATATAAATTGGTGTTTGATAAAAATGAAAACACCAATAATTGGTTAGAAATAGAAACAGGTACTTATGTAGACTTAAATAGCAACCAAGAGCTTCCTAATTTTAATTCATATGAAGATAAAAATAGTGCGAAAACTATTTGTAAGTTAATATCTAAAGAGAGTAACGACCTAATGGTTACATCTGAAAATGAAATACCGCAGACTACTACTGAAATTTATTATGCTAGCTTGTCATTATTAGGAAATGTAATAATGAATTCAAGAAGAACAAGGTCTTTAGATGCAATTAGAAATAACACAACCCCAATGCCCGTACTCTCAGCGGTTTTAGAAGGTGTAGATTATAATTCGGTAACTAGAAGAAAAATAAAACCTTTAACTTCTAAAGTTAAAAGAGAATTTGGAGAGTTTGGTCCCAATGAAATGCAAGAATTAGCTTTAGATGTTGCTTTAAACTCACCAGACATAACAATTATACAAGGGCCTCCAGGAACAGGAAAAACAAAAGTTATAAGTGCTTTAGCTACACGTTTAACAGAGGTTTATAAAGACAATGGTGAAGCACCAGAAATGAATATTTTACTAACGGCATTTCAGCATGACGCTGTTGAAAATATGGCTTCTCGTACAGAAGTTCTTGGTTTACCTGCTATAAAGTTTAGTAAAGCACAAAACCAGTCTGTTGATGTTATTGAAAAATGGATTAATAAACAATCAGAAAAAATTGAAGCCGTTCAAATTGAGATTGAACCTAATGAAGCGGAATTAATTTATAATGATACAATCTCCTATTATTTAACTTATATAAAAACATTAGATACAGAAAAGGCGAAAAGTGATCTTTTAAAACTACGTAAAGAAAATATTTCCATTTTACCAGACGAATTACTTAATGATATCAGTAGCTTAACAAAAAAAGAAGTCAATACGGATGATGATCTTAAAAATAGAATAATAGATAATATTTCTAATATTAGAACAAATAAAATAAGCTATGAAGATGATGGTGTAATAAATTTAAGAAGATATTTAAAAAACTATTCAAGATATAAAGAGGAACTGCCAGTTGTAGATATTAGTTTAATTGAGGAATTAAAAGTTGTTTTAAAAACGGAAGACATAGATGATATTGACTTTTTAATGTTAGAAGACATTAAACTAAAACTATTAGAACCTATAAAATCCATTGATATTAATAAAAAGATTAAACAGTCTAATGCTAAAATAGAAAGTGTTTTTAAAAAAATGATAGCATTTTTATCAGATCAAATTAAATCGGATGGTTCTGTGTATTCTGTGCTTTCTGAATTTCAAAATGATTTAAATAGTAATAAAGATAGAGTTAAAGAAACGGTACAAAATTATGTAGCATTGGCTGCAGCAACTGTTCAGGGTAGTAAAGCAAAACAACTTACAGAAGTAAAACCAGATCCATTTGATACCGTTATAGTGGATGAAGCTGCAAGAGCAAATCCGTTAGATTTATTAATTCCTTTAACATCCGCTAAAAGACGCATAGTATTAGTTGGAGATCATAGACAATTACCTCATATAATTGATAGTGCTATTCAAAAAGAATTAGAGGCAGATGAAAATGCGGCAGAAAAACTAAAGGAGTATTTAAAAGATAGTTTGTTTGAGCGTTTCTATAATATTTTAAAAGAATTAAATAAAAAAGATCATATTCTAAGAGTAGTAACCTTAAATACCCAATATAGAATGCATCCTGTTATTGGTGATTTTATAAGTAGAACGTTCTATGAAAAATATGGAGATCCTAAAATTGATTCAGGAACGCCTGCAGAAAAATTGACACACACGATTGAAGAATACAACAATAAGGTAGCTGTAAGTATTAATATACCACTTATAAAAGGGGAAGAAAAAAAGAAAAACGGTAGTACTTATAGAGATGTTGAAGCTAAAGAAACTATTCGTCGTGCAAAGGAGATTTTAGACAGTGACCCATCCATATCTGTCGGTGTTATTACTTTTTACAGTAGACAGGTTACAGAGTTGTTTATGGAAGCAGAAAAATTAGGACTAGCGGAGAAAAATGAAAGTGGAGATTATATGATAACAAAGGGATATCAAAAAACAATGAATGGTGACGAACGCTTTAGAATAGGTTCTGTAGATGCTTTTCAAGGTAAAGAGTTTGATGTTGTGATATTATCACTTGTTCGTTCTAATAAACTTCCTGCTAAAACAGGTAATGATATTCGAAGTAAATATGGCTTTTTAACTTCTTATAACAGATTGAATGTTGCTATGAGTAGAGCTAAAAAACTAATTATTGCGGTTGGAGACGAAGACATGTTTAAAACAAAAGAAGCAGAGGAACATATTTTTGGACTTAGTGCATTTTATAACGAATTAATAAACTCAGATTATGGCGTTAGTATTTGA
- a CDS encoding protein kinase domain-containing protein, with protein MGKEKVIIGFSSGANYIIEKEIGSGGQGKVFSVKGGKYAFKLIGKKTSSKSQRLKRKISYLKTRPLEDLPISLPIEQIEGNGLGYIMELATDMISLEEFIKPNPEIDFTLWWQETGGLKKRISVLEKIAKTLSDLHSRGFVYGDFSLSNIFVSEDKDYSEIFFIDADNITHESRVGTAVYTPGYAAPEIIKTDDHQPKSGYDTYTDNYSFAIIAYQLLTLNHPFIGDYVNEGEPELEEKAYLGMIPWVNHTKDDINVASSGIPTSLTISKKMMDAFQQTFEKGINQKFKRTSAFKWQEILFGALDAIIECNKSCKQNFFFSKEITCPFCEEQLNFVGIARIHHLIRGLKDEIKKSFSVELKDIENIGRVLTTKIMTPNKYLVFYESDFLLNSSNNELFKIKIQEDSIFIKGMDLKRVSIVSNKKYKKDVDISNEIKVTQTEDFTLFYNDVNKYQRILKLKKYAL; from the coding sequence ATGGGAAAAGAAAAAGTAATAATAGGTTTCAGTTCTGGAGCTAATTACATAATAGAAAAAGAAATTGGGTCAGGTGGTCAAGGAAAAGTGTTTTCGGTTAAAGGAGGGAAATATGCTTTTAAGTTAATTGGAAAAAAAACTAGCTCTAAATCCCAACGACTTAAAAGGAAAATATCCTATTTAAAAACGAGACCATTAGAAGATTTACCTATTTCATTACCCATAGAGCAAATTGAAGGGAATGGATTAGGGTATATTATGGAATTGGCAACAGATATGATTTCTTTAGAGGAGTTTATTAAACCAAACCCGGAAATAGATTTTACATTATGGTGGCAAGAAACAGGAGGCTTAAAAAAGCGAATTAGTGTTTTAGAAAAGATAGCAAAAACATTGTCAGATTTACATTCAAGAGGGTTTGTTTATGGCGATTTTTCGTTGAGTAATATTTTTGTGTCTGAAGATAAAGACTACTCTGAAATATTTTTTATTGATGCAGATAATATTACGCATGAATCTAGAGTAGGTACCGCTGTTTATACTCCTGGTTATGCAGCTCCAGAAATCATTAAAACAGATGATCATCAGCCAAAAAGTGGATATGATACCTATACGGATAATTATTCTTTTGCCATAATAGCCTATCAATTACTGACTTTAAACCATCCGTTTATTGGGGATTATGTAAATGAAGGAGAACCGGAACTAGAGGAAAAAGCTTATTTAGGAATGATTCCTTGGGTAAATCACACTAAAGATGATATTAATGTTGCTAGCAGTGGTATTCCTACTTCTCTTACCATATCAAAGAAAATGATGGATGCATTTCAGCAAACTTTTGAGAAAGGAATCAATCAGAAGTTTAAAAGAACAAGTGCTTTTAAATGGCAAGAAATTCTATTTGGAGCTCTGGATGCTATTATTGAGTGTAATAAATCGTGTAAACAGAATTTCTTTTTTTCTAAAGAAATCACCTGTCCATTTTGTGAAGAGCAATTAAATTTTGTGGGGATTGCACGTATTCATCATTTAATACGAGGTTTGAAGGATGAAATTAAAAAGAGTTTTTCAGTAGAGCTTAAAGATATTGAAAACATTGGAAGGGTATTAACTACAAAAATAATGACTCCTAACAAGTATTTAGTTTTTTATGAAAGTGACTTCCTATTAAATTCATCAAATAATGAGTTGTTTAAAATTAAGATTCAGGAAGATTCTATTTTTATAAAAGGAATGGATTTAAAGCGTGTGTCAATAGTTTCAAATAAGAAATATAAAAAGGATGTTGATATCTCTAACGAAATAAAAGTAACACAAACAGAAGATTTTACATTGTTTTATAATGATGTGAATAAATATCAAAGAATCTTAAAACTAAAAAAATACGCTTTATGA